Below is a genomic region from Chloroflexota bacterium.
GCATAGAAGCAGCCATACGTTATGGTGTAATGTGGAATGACGTAATGAAACAAGATTGCACAAAATGTGGTAAACCTAGAAATCAGAAGGGAGATGATCTCTATGAATGAGGTTGTGAGTGAAGCAAGGTGTAAACACTGTAATTCACCGAACGTAGTCAGATTTGGTACACGCAAAGGCACGCAGTATTACTTCTGCAAGGACTGTAGGCGTAAGTTTGTGCCTAACACCCTTCCTAAAATGAAGACGCCTACCAGGATAGTAGCCTCGGCTCTCGGTCAGTATTATGGCGGTATGCCTCTTGACTCCATCCAGAGACAGCTTCAACAGGACTACAACCTCTATATGTCAGAGGCAGGCATCTACAAGTGGGTGATACGCTTCTCCAAAGATGCAGTAGAAAATGCAAAGGCGTTTACTCCCAAAGTAGGCGATGTATGGGTTGCCGACGAGACTATGATAGATGCCGAAGGTAGGAAGTTATGGTTTTGGGACATCATAGACCGAGACACACGCTATCTATTGGCTTCACACCTTACGGAAACCAGGGGTACAAAGGATGCCAGAGTCCTGATGGAGAAGGCGTATAAGGTAGCGGGCAAAGCACCAAAGGCCATAATTACAGATAGGCTTCGTTCCTATATTGATGCGATTGAGCTAACCTTCGGGGCAGACACAGAGCATATTCAGACGAGGCCGTTTGTTGAGGGCGACAGCACCAATCTGATAGAACGCTTTCACGGCACGCTCAAAGACCGCATGAATGTCGTCAGAGGTTTTCAGAATCCGACTACGGCAAAGCTGCTGACTGACGCCTGGCTGGTGCATTACAACTTCTTCAAAGAGCACACGGCATTGGGAGATGTACCACCAGCACAGAAGATGGGAATAGCAGTGCCCTTTGAGGACTGGAACGGTGTGCTCAAGGCTGTTCAAGACACCACAGTAAGGCCTATCTCCATAGGGAGAGCTACAGAGCCTAAGCCTTGTCCAAAACGTAGGCGTTCAAGGTCGCTAAAGGGTAAACATAAACCTATCACACAAGCGGTAGTTAAGGGTAGGTAAAATGAGCCAACAACCTATAGTTAACTTAACCGTGTGCGAGGTATCTCTTTGATCACTGGATCATGGCAGGCATGAGCCAACCCTGATACGAAGCGATCCTTCGACGACCAGCGTAGGCGAAACCTCTCCAGAGAAGACAATTTGCTCTGGCACGCCTCAAACACACCACTGCATTCCCTTCGGCGTAAGCACAACCTTCTCAGCACCCAGTGAAAACAGCCTTGAAGGAAGAGGTGGCCCAAGTAGGCCTGTAAGCCGGGTTCTGTCATCCTTCCTGTACAGGAAGGACCGGTGACCATCTATCTAGCCCTAATGTTGCCATCAGGGTCAAGCAACCAACCCGAGGACATCGGTCGGGCCTCCTCAGCGTCCTCCTATTTGGTCTTGCTCCAGGTGGGGTTTGCCCAGCCGGCTGATCGCTCAGCCGCTGGTGAGCTCTTACCTCACCATTTCACCCTTGGCCCGCCGGAGGCGGGCCGGTATGGTTTCTGTGGCACTTTCCGTAGGGTCGCCCCTCCTGGGTGTTACCCAGCACCCTGCCCGATGGAGCCCGGACTTTCCTCCCTTCTAAAGGATTCCTCCTCTAAAACGGCGGCCACCCGGCCTGCTTGGTCCACCTAGGGTCTAGTTTACTACTTTTTGCAGCGAATTCAATGGCATAGTCGAAAACAGCAGACTTACAAGTCTTTCCTTAAGGGGTTAGGCTTTTTCGCTCCCGCCAGAATGTCTTCTCGAGTCGAATTCAACTGTGAAGCTGGCGGTCGAGCGCCTGATTGGCCAAAGCATCGGCAGCTCTATTCTGGTGGCGCGGGATGTAGGATATGGCAGAGGACCTGAAACTCGCCAGAAGTTGCTTCACCTCTTCGAAGAGAGCCCTCAGCATAGCATTCCGTATCTTGTATCTACCACAAACCTGTTTTACCAATAGCTCTGAATCCGACTTTATCTCCACGTGCTCAGCTTCTAACCTCACCGCCTCCCTCAGGCCCACGATCAACGCCCGGTACTCGGCCTGGTTGTTGGTAGCCCGCCCGATATAGCTGGAAATCTTCACTTTGGTTACGCCGTCTCCGTCTTCTATGACAATGCCTACCCCAGACGGTCCCGGGTTACCCCTTGAGGCGCCATCCACATAAATAGCCAGGCGTCGTTTGTTGTCTGGTTTATCCACTTCCGTAGACTGAAGGTTGAAGCACAAAGACTGGGTAAGTTGACCTCGCCGTTTTACGGCTAGCCCAGGTAAAGAACACGGCTACAACTATCACATTGCACAATCGCGCCCGCTCTTGCCCGCGTCATCTCGCTGGTAGACAGAGTAATGCGGCACCCCTGACATCTGCCCTGCTCTATTCGGGCTACGGCATATCCCTGCCTTTTTACTCGCAGTGCCTCATACAGTTCGAGGTGGACAAGCTCTACAGTGGCTGCTATCTCATTTCTTCTTTTTCCCAGGGCATCAATAGCTGATGTCAACTCAGACTGCTCTGCCAGAAGCCGCTCTCGCTTTTTCTGCCATTCCTCTTCCAGTTTCTTAACCTCAGCTAACAGTCCCACTATCTCTCTCTGCACTGCCTCCACCTGGCTCATTATCTCCAAGGCCTTGTCTTCCTCTTGGCTTACCTGTCCCTTTAACTGCTCAAACTGTTGCTGGAGACTGCTCAGTTCCTTGGGATTCTTGACCGAGCCAGCGTAGAGCTTCTCTCTTAGAGGCTTAATCTTAGACAAGAGGTCTTCCATAGCCCATTCTTTTTCTCTTTCCTTCGTTTGTAGCTCAGCTAGCTGCTTCTGCTTGCTCTCTAATCGTGCTCTTACCTCTGCCAGCAGTTGGTTGTGACTTAGTTGGCTCTCCACATGCAACAGCGCCGCGCCCTTCTTGTCGAGTTCCAGGTCTATCTCCTGCAAATTATGTAGCTGCTTACCTGGATTCACCTTGTACCCTCATTAGTCCCGACTTTCTCTCAAACAACTCACCCCCATACCACGGCTGTGCAAGAGCTTGGCGTGGACATCTCCGATTGAAAAGCCTTGCCTTCTCTATTATAATCTTTTTGTTACCAAAGGAAAAAACTTTGCTTCGGACACACACCTGTGGACAGTTGACAGCAAGAGACATCGGCAGGGCAGTAACCCTCGCCGGCTGGGTGCATCGTCGCAGGGATCACGGGGGACTGATTTTCATTGACCTCAGGGACAGAGAGGGGTTGGTTCAGGTGGTATTCAATCCTGAGGTATCTGCCACAGGGCATAAACTGGCTGACAGCCTGCGCAGCGAGCACGTAGTCAGAGTGTGGGGCGAGGTGGCTCGCCGCCCCGCGGGCACAGAGAACCCAAAGCTATCGAGCGGTGAAATCGAACTGATCGCCACAAAGTGTGACATCCTCAATACTTCGAAAAATCCCCCCTTCTATATCAACGAGGAGACCGAGGTGGACGAGAACATCAGGCTGAAATATCGCTACCTGGACCTGCGCCGACAGCGGATGAAGGATAACGTCGTCCTTCGTCACCGGCTAATAAAGTTCCTCCGCGATTTCCTTGATGCCAGGGGATTCATTGAGATTGAGACACCCATCCTCATCAAGAGCACCCCCGAGGGAGCCAGAGATTTCCTGGTGCCCAGCCGTCTCCACAGCGGCAAGTTCTATGCTCTTCCTCAGTCACCTCAGCAACTGAAACAACTACTCATGGTGGCTGGGTTTGAGAAATACTTCCAGGTGGCGCGATGCTTCCGTGATGAAGACTTGCGTGCCGATCGCCAGCCAGAGTTCACCCAGCTTGACCTGGAGATGAGTTTCGTTGACGAAGAGGACATACTCAACCTGCTGGAGGACATGCTTATCTCCCTGGTGGAGACAGTCAAGCCTTCTATGAGGGTCATCAAGCCTTTCCCTCGTTTCTCCTATGCTGAGATAATGGAGCACTATGGGACCGACAAGCCCGACGTTCGCTTCGGCCTGGAATTTCGTGACCTGACGGATATCGCTGCTGCATCGGACTTCGCTATCTTTCGAGACGTGGCAAGGCGGGGAGGCAAAGTAAAAGGCATCTGCGCTCCCGGTTGTGCCGGATATACCCGGCACCAGCTTGAGGAACTGACGAATCTGAGCAAGACGTTCGGGGCTAAAGGGCTGGCCACTCTGGCCTTGAAGGGAGGGGACAGCGGCCTGTCAGCAGACACAGCCAGCTCTGTCGTTGGCCGATTCTTGAGTACGGAGCAGATAGCGGAAATGGCCAACCGCTTCGGAGCCAAGGGTGGGGATCTTCTCCTCATAGTCGCTGACACACCGGAGGTGGTCAACAGAGTTCTGGGGCAGATAAGGCTGGAGATGGGACGCAAGCTCAGGCTTATTGATCCCAATATGCTTGCCTTTGCCTTCGTCCTTGATTTCCCCTTGTTACAGCGTAGCGAAGCCGAGAGTCGCTGGGAGCCGACGCACCACCCTTTCACTGCCCCCAAGGAGGAAGACATCCCACTGCTAGATATCGCACCGGAAAAGGTAAGAGCTAGACACTATGACATCGTCTGTAACGGCTACGAAATCTCCAGCGGCAGCATCCGTATTCACCGGCGGCAGTTGCAGGAGAAGATATTTCAATTACTTGGCTACAGTCAGGAAGATGCCCAGCATCGCTTTGGACAATTGCTTGAGGCGCTGGAGTATGGCGCACCTCCTCATGGCGGTATTGCGCCAGGCATTGACCGTCTGGTAATGTTACTAGCCGGTGAAGACAATATCCGGGAAGTGATCCCTTTCCCCAAGACTCAAAGCGCCTATGACCCGCTATTCGACGCCCCTTCGGAGGTATCCGAAGAACAATTGAAGGAACTACACCTTATAGTGGATAGGGAAGTCTAGACTACTATGGAGATGGGATGATGAAAATCAAAACACAGGAGTTCGAAAATGGCCAGGCAGTCCTCCACATTGAAGTGGAACCATCTGAGATGGACAAATCTCTGGATGAGACCTATCGCCGCCTGGCAAAGAAAGTGAACATTCCCGGCTTTCGCAAAGGGAAGGCCCCTCGTCCGATACTGGAGAGGTTCGTCGGCAAAGAAGCATTGCAGGAGGAGGCCCTAGAACACTTGATACCTCAACTGTGTGATAAGGCCGCCCAGGAACAGAATCTGGAGGTTATCGCTCAACCTGAGACGGAGGTTCTCGATCTCGATCCCGTAGTAGTGTTTAAGGCTACCTTCCCTCTTCGTCCCAAGGTCGAGATCGGCGACTACCATACTATCAGACTCGCCCCAGAGCCTGTCGAGGTTACCGAGCAAGACACCAACAGGGTCATGGAGCAAATCCGCGACCAGCATGCGCTGTGGATTCCAGTAGAGCGCCCTCTAGAGTATGGAGACATGGCCACCCTGGACATAGAGCAGAAAAGGGAGGAAGCTGCTCCCACCACCTACAAAGGCCAACAGATACCGATAATCGAGGGTTCCAAGCTCCCCATGCCGGGTTTTGCCGAAAACCTGGTAGGCATGCGAAAGAATGAAGAGAAGGAGTTCTCTCTCTCTTTCCCCGAAGACTATGAAGTGCCGCGCTTTGCCGGTGAGAAGTTCGATTTCAAGGTGAAGGTGACCGAGATCAAGGAGAAGCAGCTCCCTGAGTTGAATGACGAATTTGCGAAGAGCGTTGGCCAGGACATTGAGACCCTTGATGTCCTCCGCGACAAGCTCACTGCCAGCCTGAAAGCAGGAGCAGAACGTAGTGTCAGGAGAGATTTTGAGCAAAAGGTGATCGATGCAGTAGTCGCCTTGGCTAAGGTGGAGTTCCCGCCTGTCATGGTGGAGCAAGAAATTGACAACCTCCTCCGTGAGAGAGATATTATGTTGAGATCGCAGGGAGGCCTGGAGAACTATCTTCGAAACATCAAGAAGACCGAAGAGGAGATGAGGGAGGAGCTACGGCCTAAAGCTACCCAGCGGCTCACTCAGTCCCTGGTCCTGGGCAAGGTAGTTGAAGAAGAGAAGATCGAGGTCAGTGACGCCGAGATAGATGCCGAAGCTGAAAAGATGATCAGCGAGGCCAACGAGTACAACGTTGAAACGCTGAGAAATCTACTTAACACGCCTCAAGGACGCCGATCGGTCCAGGAAAGCCTGATGGCACAGAAGGTTGTGCAGCGCCTTACGGAGATAGCCATTGGCAGCTTAATCGAGGTAGAAGCTAAGGAGGAAGGTGCCGGGGAGGAGAGTGGCGCTCCGGCTGAAACAGAACAGGCTGGAGAGCAGTCCCCGCAAGAGGGTGGGGCCGATGGTGAGGTAAAGGGAGAGCAAAGCTAGCCATTGTTGCTGTAATGATGATTCGGGTAGCAGGTATCAGGACTTTTCGCGACGGTGACATGACCTCAAACCGGTAGCTCAGATGCCAGGTGGCGGAACGCTTTCGGGAGGGGAGATAAGCACTGACCCTTAGAAAGGAGACGAAGATGGAATTTATGCCGAGTGGGGTAATTCCCATGGTGATCGAATCTGGTGCCCGGGGCGAGCGCGCCTTTGATATATACTCGCTACTCCTGCGCGAGCGCATCGTCTTCCTGGGTATGCCTATCAACGACCAGATGGCCAACCTCATTATTGCCCAGCTCCTGTACCTGGAGCGCGAAGACCCTGATAAGGACATCAATCTCTATATCAATTGCCCCGGTGGCGTCATCAGCTCCGGTCTGGCTATTTACGATACCATGCAGATTATCAGACCCGCTGTGTCCACCATCTGTGTGGGCATGGCCGCCAGCATGGGCACCCTCCTCCTGGCCGCTGGGACCAAAGGGAAGCGCTATGCCCTGCCCAATGCTACCATCCACATGCACCAGGCCGTGGGTGGTGCTCAAGGCCAGGCCGCAGACATAGAGATTGCTGCCAGGGAGATTATGCGACTGCAGGATATAATTCGCACCATACTGGCGAAGCACACTGGTCAGCCGGTAGAGAAGATTATCCACGATACCGACCGTGACTTCTACCTTAGCCCTGAGCAGGCAATAGAATACGGCCTTATAGACGAGATCCTGAAGAAACCCCAGGCATAAGCAGACCTAAATTAGTCCTCCCTGAAAAAAGTGGATCTGCGTCTTTGGTGAAAGATGCTCGGTCTCCCGCCGACGAGTCTGGGGCCCCCTGAAAGACAGAGTTTTTCAAGGGAAGACGAATCAAGCAGACGCACCAAACAAGAAGTGGGGGAAAATGATAAAGAGACTACTACTTATTCCGGCGGTGCTAGTGCTGGTGACCAGCCTGATCGCCTGTGCAGACCATGCAACAGAACCATCTCCAATTAAACTTGACTTCGATTTCCGTGACGGCGCGCAAGGCTGGGAAGCTGGCTTTGCTGAATACTCACCTGAGAATATGGAAATGGAGCTTGAGGCAGGGATAAGGCCCTTGCCATCTGAACTTGAAATTGAGGGCACCGGCTACTACTTGCAGGGCATGAATCGCTCAGATGACCTCTTCATGTTCCTTAAGCGCCGGTTAGGGATAAATGATGGCGTGGTAGCCGGTCAGAAGTACCGTATAAAGTTCACCATTGTCTTCGCCTCCAACGCACCGACTGGTGCCGTTGGTATAGGCGGCCCCCCTGGCGAGGCTGTGTTTCTTAAAGCCGGTGCCTCGGCGACTGAGCCCGAGGTATACCTTGATCCAGATACCAACCATTACATGATCAATGTAGACAAGGGGGGATCGGGTGCCACTGGTGAGGGGCCAGCGGGATCAATGGTCGGGCATATAGCCAATGGTCTTCTGGCTGAGGAGATTGACCTGCAGAATCCGCCTTATGTGTCCCTGGAGCGACAGCACGAACATAAGTACACGGTCACCGCCAGCCCCGATGGCGAACTCTGGTTGCTGATAGGCACGGACTCAGGGTTTGAGGGTCTTACCGGCATCTACTATCAGAGCATAGCCGTAACTTTGGAACCCTTGAAGTAGAAGTCCTTGTCGTTAATTGTATTGAATGATTTAGAGGCTGCTTAGAAAAGGTTAGTTATTTTTGAGCACTTTCAGGACTTGTGTGAAGCCAAGAAGACTTCAGAACCCCGAAAAAGTTGGGGGTGAAGGAGCTTGGAAGTGCTCAAGATCAAGGCTAGATTGAAAATTAGACAGCCTCAGCTCATGTCCAGGCAGCCGCGCAACCAGGCACTAGCCACGCAGAGAGGCCCCAAGCTCCTGGGAAAGCTTGGCCAGGATTTCCTTCTCGACTGCTTCCACCTTTTCGTCGCTGAGGGTATGGGCGGGCGATTGGTACGCTACCCTGAAAGCCAGCGATTTTTTACCCCGTGGTATCTGCTCACCGACATACACATCAAAGAGCGCCACCCGGACCACCAAGGGATAGCTGGAAATAATGTCCTTCACCCTTTTAGCCGGTATGCCCATATCCAGCACCAGAGCAATATCCCTGACGGATTCGGGGAAGCGAGAAAGAGGTCGATACTTAGCGCCCGAAGTCATACGGGGGACTAACTTCTCTATATCAAACTCAAACAAGGCTACTGGTTGGGAAAGAAGTTCCAGGCTCTCCGCCACCCCGGGGTGTACCTCGCCTATGACCCCTACCACTTCGTCACCCACCACTATCTCTGCCGCCCTGCCAGGATGTAGACCTTCTCTGCTGACAGCCCGAAAATCCGCTTCAATCCCCAATGCCCCTAGAAGAGCATCTAGGGCTCCCTTGGCATCGAAGAAGTCGAGCCAGCCTTTTTCACCTAACCACGACAGCCCGCCCCGAGTCCCACTGATCACTCCGGCCAGCGTCTCCCTCTCTTCGGGCAGATCCCTCTGCCTGGGCAGATATACCTTGCCAATTTCGAAAAGCTTGATGCCCCCTTCCTCATATCTCTGATTAGAGCGAAGCAGAGTAAGAAGGGAAGGGCGCAAGCTAGTGCGCAGATACTCCTGCTCCACAGACAACGGATTAGCCACTCGCAAAGTGCGCTCCATTGGAATCGCTGTGCCCAGCCTCTGTTGACTCACCAGCGAGTAACTGATCACTTCCTGGAAGCCACAGCCCACCATGAGGTCCCGCAACTTCTCCCGCAGAGTGACCACCGGATCAACATGCTGACCAGGCAATTGGCCAGTAAGCATAGTGGCGGGGATACGATCATAACCGACAATGCGGGCTAGTTCCTCCACCAAATCAGCAGTCCCCATTATGTCCATACGCCAGTAAGGAACAGTGACGTTCACCTCCAAAGAGTTGCTCGGCTGGCATTCAAAGCCCAGTGAAGTCAATATTTCGATAATTTGCTCCCTTTTCATTTCAACACCCAGCAAACGTTTCACCTGGACAGCAGAAAGCTGGATTTGCCGGGCGTCTTTCCTGCCTGGGTAAACGTCAACAATGCCCCTGGCGGCTTTGCCTCCAGCCAGTTGTAATATCAACTGCGTGGCCCGCTTAAGCGCGGGCATAGTGAGCTCCGGGCTGATCCCCCTTTCAAAGCGTAGGGAAGCCTCACTACGAAGCTTCAGATTCCTGGAAGTGCGTCGGATGCTTACCGGATTGAAGTTGGCCGACTCCAGCAATACTGATGTAGTGATATCAATAACTTCGCTGTCGGCACCCCCCATCACCCCGGCGATGGCTATAGGAATCTCGTTATCCGCAATCACCAGCATTTCTGGGCTAAGGATCCGCTCCACACCATCAAGCGAGGTAATACGCTCTTCGGATGAGGCTCGTCGAACGATGATCTCTCCGCCTCCAATCTGACGAAAATCGAAGGCGTGGAGAGGCTGCCCATACTCCAGCATGACATAATTAGTCACGTCAACAATGTTGTTTATGGGCCTCATACTACAAGCCAGCAACCTTTGCTGCATCCAGGAGGGAGAAGGCGCTACCTTGACGCCTTCGACTAAACTAGCACAGTAGCGACTGCACAGGTCAACGTCAGAAATGCTCACCGTCACCTTTTGCTCTATGGCTGGCCCCTCCTCCGCGTAGAGAGATGGTGACAATCTAATTCCCTGTCTGGTCAAGGCCGCAACCTCTCTGGCTATCCCTATTACGGAGAGGCAATCGGGGCGGTTAGGAGTCACCTCAATGTCAAGAATTGCGTCGCCAAGGTAATCAGCCAGAGGAACGCCTATCGGCGCCTCCGGCGGCAAGACCATTAGCCCCTCGTGGCTGTCAGAGATACCCAATTCCTTCTCAGAACAGGCCATCCCTTCGGAGATTACGCCTCTGATCTTTTCCCGTTTGAGTCGAACGGCTTCCCCGCTATGGCTATCAATCAGTTGCGCACCCACTCTGGCAAGGGGAACTTTGTCACCCATGCGGACGTTAGGAGCTCCACAAATCACGGTGCAACGCTCCAGACCCAAATCTACGGTAACCAGCTTGAGCCGATCTGCGTTCGGGTGGGGCTTCACAGCCGCTACCTTACCGACTACTATGTTATCCCAAGCTCGGCCGATGGTCTGGGCACTTCTCACCTCGCTGCCAGACATAGTCAACCTGCCTGCCAGTTCCTTGACGGGCACGGCAATGTCAACATACTCTCGGAGCCAATTAAGAGAGACCTTCATTTCTGATAAGCGAAAATCAGCAAAAACCGCCTTAGATTAGAACTGCCTGAGAAAGCGCAAGTCATTGCCATAAAAAAGGCGAATGTCCTCAATGCCGTAGCGGAGCATAGGTACTCGCTCCACTCCCATGCCAAAAGCAAAACCAGTGTAGACCTCAGGGTCGTAGTTCACCCTTCTCAGAACCTCGGGGTGAACCATTCCCGCGCCCAGGATCTCGATCCAGCCAGTCTCACTGCAGAGACGACAACCGCTACCCTGGCACATGAGACAGTCGATGGCCATTTCCACACCTGGTTCAACGAAGGGGAAATAGTCGCAGCGGAAGCGGGCTTTCCGCTGTTCCCCGAAGAGGCGACGAACAAACTCAAACAACGTCCCTTTGAGATCACCCATGGTAATGCCACGGTCTACTGCCAATCCCTCAATCTGATGAAACATAGACTCGTGAGTAGCATCAGTGGCCTCATAGCGATAGACCTTGCCCGGAATCACGGCTCTGACAGGAGGCCGCGTCTTCTCCATCAGCCTTATCTGCATTGGTGAAGTATGAGTGCGGAGCAGCATGGGCTTCTCATCAGACGGAGTGTCTATCCACAAAGTATCCCACATGTCGCGGGCTGGATGGTCCTTGGGGATGTTCAAGGCTTCAAAGTTGTAATAGTCCCACTCCACTTCAGGGCCCTCCACCACTTGGAAACCGAGGGATACAAAGACAGCACATATCTCCCGCATCGTTTGGGTAGTGGGGTGAAGGCGACCGAGGTGAG
It encodes:
- a CDS encoding IS1/IS6 family transposase, yielding MVNLEIRREMISMNEVVSEARCKHCNSPNVVRFGTRKGTQYYFCKDCRRKFVPNTLPKMKTPTRIVASALGQYYGGMPLDSIQRQLQQDYNLYMSEAGIYKWVIRFSKDAVENAKAFTPKVGDVWVADETMIDAEGRKLWFWDIIDRDTRYLLASHLTETRGTKDARVLMEKAYKVAGKAPKAIITDRLRSYIDAIELTFGADTEHIQTRPFVEGDSTNLIERFHGTLKDRMNVVRGFQNPTTAKLLTDAWLVHYNFFKEHTALGDVPPAQKMGIAVPFEDWNGVLKAVQDTTVRPISIGRATEPKPCPKRRRSRSLKGKHKPITQAVVKGR
- a CDS encoding ribonuclease HI family protein, with the translated sequence MDKPDNKRRLAIYVDGASRGNPGPSGVGIVIEDGDGVTKVKISSYIGRATNNQAEYRALIVGLREAVRLEAEHVEIKSDSELLVKQVCGRYKIRNAMLRALFEEVKQLLASFRSSAISYIPRHQNRAADALANQALDRQLHS
- the aspS gene encoding aspartate--tRNA ligase, which translates into the protein MLRTHTCGQLTARDIGRAVTLAGWVHRRRDHGGLIFIDLRDREGLVQVVFNPEVSATGHKLADSLRSEHVVRVWGEVARRPAGTENPKLSSGEIELIATKCDILNTSKNPPFYINEETEVDENIRLKYRYLDLRRQRMKDNVVLRHRLIKFLRDFLDARGFIEIETPILIKSTPEGARDFLVPSRLHSGKFYALPQSPQQLKQLLMVAGFEKYFQVARCFRDEDLRADRQPEFTQLDLEMSFVDEEDILNLLEDMLISLVETVKPSMRVIKPFPRFSYAEIMEHYGTDKPDVRFGLEFRDLTDIAAASDFAIFRDVARRGGKVKGICAPGCAGYTRHQLEELTNLSKTFGAKGLATLALKGGDSGLSADTASSVVGRFLSTEQIAEMANRFGAKGGDLLLIVADTPEVVNRVLGQIRLEMGRKLRLIDPNMLAFAFVLDFPLLQRSEAESRWEPTHHPFTAPKEEDIPLLDIAPEKVRARHYDIVCNGYEISSGSIRIHRRQLQEKIFQLLGYSQEDAQHRFGQLLEALEYGAPPHGGIAPGIDRLVMLLAGEDNIREVIPFPKTQSAYDPLFDAPSEVSEEQLKELHLIVDREV
- the tig gene encoding trigger factor yields the protein MMKIKTQEFENGQAVLHIEVEPSEMDKSLDETYRRLAKKVNIPGFRKGKAPRPILERFVGKEALQEEALEHLIPQLCDKAAQEQNLEVIAQPETEVLDLDPVVVFKATFPLRPKVEIGDYHTIRLAPEPVEVTEQDTNRVMEQIRDQHALWIPVERPLEYGDMATLDIEQKREEAAPTTYKGQQIPIIEGSKLPMPGFAENLVGMRKNEEKEFSLSFPEDYEVPRFAGEKFDFKVKVTEIKEKQLPELNDEFAKSVGQDIETLDVLRDKLTASLKAGAERSVRRDFEQKVIDAVVALAKVEFPPVMVEQEIDNLLRERDIMLRSQGGLENYLRNIKKTEEEMREELRPKATQRLTQSLVLGKVVEEEKIEVSDAEIDAEAEKMISEANEYNVETLRNLLNTPQGRRSVQESLMAQKVVQRLTEIAIGSLIEVEAKEEGAGEESGAPAETEQAGEQSPQEGGADGEVKGEQS
- a CDS encoding ATP-dependent Clp protease proteolytic subunit; translated protein: MPSGVIPMVIESGARGERAFDIYSLLLRERIVFLGMPINDQMANLIIAQLLYLEREDPDKDINLYINCPGGVISSGLAIYDTMQIIRPAVSTICVGMAASMGTLLLAAGTKGKRYALPNATIHMHQAVGGAQGQAADIEIAAREIMRLQDIIRTILAKHTGQPVEKIIHDTDRDFYLSPEQAIEYGLIDEILKKPQA
- a CDS encoding phenylalanine--tRNA ligase subunit beta gives rise to the protein MKVSLNWLREYVDIAVPVKELAGRLTMSGSEVRSAQTIGRAWDNIVVGKVAAVKPHPNADRLKLVTVDLGLERCTVICGAPNVRMGDKVPLARVGAQLIDSHSGEAVRLKREKIRGVISEGMACSEKELGISDSHEGLMVLPPEAPIGVPLADYLGDAILDIEVTPNRPDCLSVIGIAREVAALTRQGIRLSPSLYAEEGPAIEQKVTVSISDVDLCSRYCASLVEGVKVAPSPSWMQQRLLACSMRPINNIVDVTNYVMLEYGQPLHAFDFRQIGGGEIIVRRASSEERITSLDGVERILSPEMLVIADNEIPIAIAGVMGGADSEVIDITTSVLLESANFNPVSIRRTSRNLKLRSEASLRFERGISPELTMPALKRATQLILQLAGGKAARGIVDVYPGRKDARQIQLSAVQVKRLLGVEMKREQIIEILTSLGFECQPSNSLEVNVTVPYWRMDIMGTADLVEELARIVGYDRIPATMLTGQLPGQHVDPVVTLREKLRDLMVGCGFQEVISYSLVSQQRLGTAIPMERTLRVANPLSVEQEYLRTSLRPSLLTLLRSNQRYEEGGIKLFEIGKVYLPRQRDLPEERETLAGVISGTRGGLSWLGEKGWLDFFDAKGALDALLGALGIEADFRAVSREGLHPGRAAEIVVGDEVVGVIGEVHPGVAESLELLSQPVALFEFDIEKLVPRMTSGAKYRPLSRFPESVRDIALVLDMGIPAKRVKDIISSYPLVVRVALFDVYVGEQIPRGKKSLAFRVAYQSPAHTLSDEKVEAVEKEILAKLSQELGASLRG
- the pheS gene encoding phenylalanine--tRNA ligase subunit alpha — its product is MLEELQQLKARALTELDSIRNLKGLEEWRVRFLGRKGSLTSILRGLGAIPVEERQVVGAAANEIKAALGTSLKEKEERLKEQALVAALDQSRIDVTLPGYPTHLGRLHPTTQTMREICAVFVSLGFQVVEGPEVEWDYYNFEALNIPKDHPARDMWDTLWIDTPSDEKPMLLRTHTSPMQIRLMEKTRPPVRAVIPGKVYRYEATDATHESMFHQIEGLAVDRGITMGDLKGTLFEFVRRLFGEQRKARFRCDYFPFVEPGVEMAIDCLMCQGSGCRLCSETGWIEILGAGMVHPEVLRRVNYDPEVYTGFAFGMGVERVPMLRYGIEDIRLFYGNDLRFLRQF